A section of the Clostridium felsineum DSM 794 genome encodes:
- a CDS encoding helix-turn-helix domain-containing protein yields the protein MTNILTIGEKVKKLRSRYNLNQDDIVGTALTRNLISQIEHGKANLTRSTAELIIRNTKSKLEKRGIPLDTEINVEYLLEDETAQAKKLIEKHIDDLKDASFFKDNRFTTLLKSVEDMVIQWDFPELKIKICEVAGEYYTNNNEFYRASIYYENIRYLVNSKETLPKLIPALRKLSLVYYYMGRFNEGIYVCKYALDRFPNMEEKYKQIFTFNMALYYNELGQYTEALAVLDTIKVTDKQKQDEVQLLKASCLHATGRYAMAVDINRQLLRTVRADDISNKCLYYGNLAEGYIMLGQKGMAVDCIEQIKQLIAKVSSDCVFLPSIYFELGVLCRLLGEDPVNIIHYLLKALETAKTFKYPNTVSDTLVEFTKVKVEDKGLPVNLRDELFLLSYCLGKVPQTVTTAIIGWYASRHQDSIILEICQFISTGASDKGVEQCINTVG from the coding sequence ATGACAAACATTTTAACTATTGGCGAAAAAGTAAAGAAATTAAGAAGTAGATATAATTTGAATCAAGATGATATTGTAGGTACTGCACTAACACGTAATTTAATATCCCAAATTGAACACGGTAAGGCGAACCTAACCAGAAGTACCGCGGAACTAATAATAAGAAATACAAAAAGTAAACTAGAAAAAAGGGGGATTCCCCTTGATACTGAAATTAACGTGGAGTACCTACTTGAAGACGAAACAGCACAGGCAAAGAAGCTTATTGAAAAACATATAGATGACCTTAAAGACGCAAGTTTTTTTAAAGATAACAGATTTACTACCCTGCTAAAGTCCGTTGAGGATATGGTGATTCAATGGGACTTCCCCGAACTTAAGATTAAAATATGTGAAGTTGCCGGGGAATACTATACGAATAATAACGAATTTTACAGAGCTTCTATATACTATGAGAATATACGCTACTTGGTAAACAGCAAAGAAACCCTACCGAAATTAATCCCCGCATTACGTAAATTATCCCTTGTGTACTACTATATGGGCAGATTTAATGAAGGAATATACGTGTGTAAATATGCCTTGGATAGATTTCCGAATATGGAAGAAAAATATAAACAGATATTTACCTTTAATATGGCTTTGTATTATAATGAGTTAGGGCAGTATACAGAGGCTTTGGCTGTCTTGGATACGATAAAGGTAACTGACAAACAAAAACAGGACGAAGTACAACTACTAAAAGCTTCATGCTTACACGCTACTGGACGTTACGCAATGGCTGTTGATATTAATAGGCAGTTATTAAGGACAGTACGTGCAGATGATATAAGCAATAAGTGCCTATATTACGGTAACTTGGCAGAAGGTTATATTATGCTTGGTCAAAAGGGCATGGCGGTTGACTGTATAGAACAGATAAAGCAGTTAATAGCCAAAGTTTCTAGCGACTGCGTTTTCTTACCTTCAATTTACTTTGAATTAGGCGTACTATGCAGACTGTTAGGCGAGGATCCGGTCAATATTATACACTACCTGCTAAAGGCACTGGAAACAGCCAAAACGTTCAAGTATCCGAATACAGTCAGTGACACATTGGTGGAATTTACAAAGGTTAAGGTGGAAGATAAGGGACTACCCGTTAACTTAAGAGATGAGTTGTTTCTGTTAAGCTACTGTTTGGGTAAAGTACCACAGACGGTCACAACTGCTATTATCGGGTGGTACGCTAGTCGTCACCAAGACAGCATTATACTAGAAATATGTCAGTTTATTAGTACAGGGGCGTCAGACAAGGGGGTGGAACAATGCATAAACACAGTAGGTTAA